In the Methanobrevibacter boviskoreani JH1 genome, one interval contains:
- a CDS encoding ArsR/SmtB family transcription factor: MANDICEIKSIREDVIEEVSREMKTCKTYEDTANIFKLLGDYNRIRIINALKIKELCVCELSILLDMSQSSISHQLRILRHHNIVKNRKENKRVFYSLNNDKIFKLIEESEELI, encoded by the coding sequence ATGGCAAATGATATATGTGAGATTAAAAGTATAAGAGAAGATGTTATTGAAGAAGTTTCAAGGGAAATGAAAACTTGTAAGACTTATGAAGACACAGCAAATATATTTAAATTGCTTGGGGATTACAATAGAATTAGAATCATTAATGCATTGAAAATTAAAGAATTATGTGTCTGTGAGTTATCCATATTATTAGATATGAGCCAATCAAGTATTTCACATCAATTAAGAATATTAAGACATCACAATATTGTAAAGAATAGAAAGGAAAATAAAAGGGTCTTTTATTCATTAAATAATGATAAAATATTCAAACTCATTGAAGAGTCTGAGGAATTGATATAA
- a CDS encoding TIGR00375 family protein, which produces MLINTDLHVHSCFSMATSKDMLIENMAPKAKEKGLNLVGTGDAFHPKWLEMIEENTEYVGDGIYSYRDCDFILTVEVEAEKKIHHLIILPNMDTARELSDKLVSKNKYSDGRPRTKMSGSEIFDMVRDYDCLIGPAHAFTPWTGMYKSYDSIYDCYGGKVDFVELGLSADTDMADTVKELKDFPFLSNSDAHSPWPHRLGREFNQIEMKDISYSSLKYAIKHNRIKANYGLVPNLGKYHMTACTNCHSLVDPLIAKENNMKCLDCGGRVKKGVDYRISEINDYDSPHHPDFRPPYVHLMPLAEIISKIYDKGVTTKTVQGKWENLINKFGPEIEVLINTPIEDIEKVDSKISNGILSFRNGTVHITPGGGGKYGEISFDKVEKQENTDSKKVVTLDNFG; this is translated from the coding sequence ATGTTAATTAATACTGATTTACATGTTCACAGTTGTTTTTCCATGGCAACATCTAAGGATATGTTAATAGAGAACATGGCTCCCAAAGCTAAGGAAAAAGGTCTTAATCTTGTTGGTACAGGGGATGCCTTCCATCCAAAATGGCTTGAAATGATTGAGGAAAATACGGAATATGTTGGCGATGGAATATACTCATATAGGGATTGTGATTTTATTCTAACTGTTGAGGTTGAGGCAGAAAAGAAAATACACCACCTGATTATACTTCCAAATATGGATACAGCCCGTGAACTTTCAGATAAATTGGTATCTAAGAATAAATATTCCGATGGAAGACCACGTACTAAAATGAGTGGCAGTGAAATTTTCGATATGGTTAGGGATTATGATTGTTTAATTGGCCCTGCCCATGCTTTCACACCCTGGACTGGAATGTATAAGTCTTATGATAGTATCTATGATTGTTACGGTGGAAAAGTTGATTTTGTAGAATTAGGTTTATCTGCAGATACAGATATGGCAGATACAGTTAAAGAATTAAAGGATTTTCCATTTTTATCAAACTCAGATGCACATTCACCATGGCCTCATAGATTAGGTCGAGAGTTTAATCAAATAGAGATGAAAGATATTTCATATTCCTCACTAAAATATGCAATAAAACATAACAGAATTAAAGCTAACTATGGTCTTGTTCCAAACTTAGGAAAATATCACATGACAGCATGTACAAACTGTCACAGTTTAGTGGATCCTTTAATAGCAAAGGAAAACAATATGAAATGTTTGGACTGTGGCGGAAGAGTTAAAAAAGGTGTAGACTATAGGATTAGTGAGATTAATGACTATGATTCACCTCATCATCCAGACTTTAGACCTCCATATGTCCATTTAATGCCTCTTGCAGAAATTATATCTAAGATTTATGATAAAGGGGTCACAACAAAAACAGTTCAAGGTAAATGGGAAAACCTTATAAATAAGTTTGGTCCTGAAATTGAGGTTTTAATTAATACTCCAATTGAGGATATTGAAAAGGTTGATTCAAAGATTTCAAATGGTATTTTGTCATTTAGAAATGGTACTGTACATATCACACCAGGTGGTGGTGGAAAATATGGTGAAATATCTTTCGATAAAGTGGAAAAACAGGAAAATACAGACTCAAAAAAGGTAGTTACATTGGATAATTTTGGTTGA